A DNA window from Ranitomeya imitator isolate aRanImi1 chromosome 2, aRanImi1.pri, whole genome shotgun sequence contains the following coding sequences:
- the LOC138665816 gene encoding CD59 glycoprotein-like codes for MWLVNTLLLISVLRIQEGNGLQCFSCVGSNDEDCNRQGSQQCPRDADACAIIRGQTSGVMKSCSFKSFCDRALRDGAKASGVKVNCCFSNNCNSGSQGSSSHVSASYIRILVALTLGFCILIIS; via the exons ATGTGGCTGGTGAACACCCTTCTGCTTATCTCTGTTCTCAGGATACAGGAAG gtaatgGTTTACAATGTTTCTCCTGCGTTGGATCCAATGATGAAGATTGTAATAGGCAAGGTTCTCAGCAGTGCCCCCGAGACGCCGATGCTTGTGCCATAATCCGTGGACAGACTA GTGGAGTGATGAAGTCTTGCTCCTTCAAGTCCTTCTGTGATCGAGCTTTGCGGGATGGAGCAAAAGCCTCTGGTGTCAAAGTCAACTGCTGCTTCTCCAACAATTGTAACAGTGGCAGCCAGGGATCGAGCAGCCATGTCAGTGCCAGCTACATACGCATACTGGTGGCTCTCACGTTGGGCTTCTGCATCCTGATCATCAGCTGA